The following coding sequences lie in one Mustelus asterias chromosome 8, sMusAst1.hap1.1, whole genome shotgun sequence genomic window:
- the LOC144497042 gene encoding uncharacterized protein LOC144497042, producing MEKKLLKCELCDKSFLRSTHFHNHQRTHTGEKPFTCEVCNKSFSKLWHLHRHKRIHTGEKPFRCDVCEKAFRHLSTLQVHQTIHTGEKPFKCEFCDKAFPTSTEFLIHQSIHTGENPFRCEICERAFTRSSALAQHRHIHTGEKPFTCEVCDKSFSQSSNLREHQRTHTGEKPFSCEVCKKSFSRPSRLRQHQRIHTGDKPFKCEVCNKGFALLTGLVKHRRIHAGKKKTFRCDVCNKEFGQLWGMLDHRRIHTAGKPSQACD from the coding sequence ATGGAAAAGAAACTGTTGAAGTGTGAGTTGTGTGACAAATCGTTCTTGCGCTCGACCCACTTTCATaaccaccaacgcactcacactggagagaaaccatttaCATGTGAGGTTTGCAACAAATCATTCTCAAAGTTGTGGCATCTCCACAGACAcaaacgcattcacacaggggagaagccattcCGCTGTGACGTGTGTGAGAAAGCTTTCAGACACTTATCGACCCTCCAGGTCCATCAGACAATCCACACAGGTGAGAAACCCTTCAAGTGTGAGTTTTGTGATAAAGCTTTTCCAACATCGACAGAGTTCCTGATACACCAgagcattcacacaggggagaatccATTCAGGTGTGAGATTTGTGAGCGAGCCTTTACACGTTCATCAGCGCTTGCACAACACCgacacattcacactggggagaaaccattcacctgtgaAGTTTGCGACAAATCATTCTCCCAGTCATCGAACCTCCGTGAacatcaacgcactcacactggggagaaaccattctccTGTGAAGTGTGTAAGAAATCATTCTCCCGGCCATCACGCCTCCGTcagcaccaacgcattcacactggggataaACCATTCAAGTGTGAGGTGTGTAATAAGGGCTTTGCACTGTTAACAGGCCTGGTGAAGCACCGGCGCATTCACGCAGGGAAGAAGAAAACATTCAGATGTGATGTGTGTAATAAGGAGTTTGGACAATTATGGGGCATGTTGGATCACCGTCGCATTCACACAGCGGGGAAGCCAAGTCAGGCCTGTGACTGA